TATCTCACCTGGAAGACAGTCAGTTCCTCTAGAATGATCTCCTCTGTGTCCCCGTTGTCTTTGACGACAGACACTGCCTTCACCACCTTCCCATCATCTGCAGAATAACAGAACATTTACTGACGTGTCAACACACTGGTGCAAACACAGAATCTGTTCACCCTGCTCTAATGCATTACAAAACCTTTATTTCACTCACACCTAGCTTTCTGAACTCTGATTTAAATTCTATTTACAACACAAATGCTTTAACTTTGAAAAACTAATTAAGCTGACCTGTAGACGTCAGAATCTACTTTCTATCTGAcgagagaaacagaaacacttgacTTTAAGTATCCATATTTAGCATTTGCATATAACATTTTAGTGTTTATCAATGCACTGTTATTCATTATGTGTTTATACAGCTGTTAACACTTATATCTGCTCACAACTACATTATTTATTCAATGGTTATAAACTCTGAATAGAGGCACTTAAGATAAAGTGTTACCTGAAAAACAACTTTCAAACTAAGAAGTGACTGAAGAATTCATCATATCAACAGTTGCTGTTCTACACACAAACTTAGACACATAAAACTTAATGTAGGTTCTTTGCAAATGatatgttttgattttaagaaaccaactgaaataaaaagtgatCTAATGGAAGTTcaatagaaaaacagaaatgtaacaaGGTGCCCTTAGTTTAACACCAGATACGCTGTGTCAAGGAAAATAAACGTGAATCTCCTGAACTTTACAACAGTTGGCCAGGCTGAGGAAAATATTCCTTCTCTGAAGAATGGGAAATGTGGTCGATGAGATTTTAATGATTCAGTGGTTAAATTAATGACCTGCAggtttcctcctcctgctgattCTCTGGCTCACGCTGCGAGCAACACGTTTCAGAAACAATAATATTTGCTGGTTTAAATGGTTTACAATTCCCTTTACTCTGAAAAACTCAGTATTTCCACTGAGGGGTGAGCTTTACATCAGTTTCATGATGAACAGTATTTTCTTCTGGCTACAAACATCATTTTCGTTTATCCAGTTTCGTCCCTGCTGAGGTTCATCACAGCACAGTTTGTATTGGCATATCGGATTTTTCTGCTCATCTTTCAATGTCCTGTTCAGAGCTGAGCAAAGTGCAGCTGCATGTCTGAATTTCCACTAAGTCGTGACCAACACATCAATAAGTCGCTCAGGTACAATCTACAAACATCGTTCACTTGACTTAAAGACATAAAGTTGTTGCTTgagaatgtaaaaatataaaatataagatGGAACCTCTGAGTCctaaacaacagacacagtgaaggatatctgttgtttgtttgtttcaaagataaaataatgaagaaatTAAAAGCGACCAAAGAGGTCACTAAACATTCTTAAACCGTTGCCATGGTAACACGGGATACATCCTACAGCGGTAACCTTGGTAACAGTGGGATCCTGAAACTAAATGCACACAAGGTGAGAAACATCAGGGAGGATTTATGAGACGACCACTACACACCACTACACACTGAAACCACACACTGTTCACAAGCacattcacatcacacacaggcGCACAAAGCAGCTCACAGAGACACAATGCACACGTTTACACATCAACGTACAGAAAGGCAGACATTCCAATACAACAactgcaggcacacacacacacacacacacacacacacacacacacacacataatgtcaGGATGCTCCCAGGGAACCTCATAAACCTCAGACCTCACTGTGGGAAACCtcctctgaatgtgtgtgtttgcagctgtaTGTGAGTACcagactatgtgtgtgtgtgtgtgtgtgtgtgtgtgtgtgtttatgcatgtgtgcgtCTACAGATGAGTCTGTCAAACAAGCCTACTCTACAGGGACTAATGCTGTCTGTGGTCGTCAGAGACCTTTGTTTTGACCCAGTACGGCAAAATAAATCAGCAGTGAAGCTCCAGGCTGAAACGTTTGACAGAGATGATCTGCTTTAAAATCTGTCCttatatatatcatatacaactgtattaaactgtattaaatgaCTGTTGTAATTACTAACCAAGTTCTGTTACCAGTGGAGACTGAGACTCAGTGAGTCACATGAGTTTAATATTTTATCCTCAGAGGTAAAGTTAAAGTTAATCAATAATATGAAAGTAACTGAAGCTCCAGGCTGCAGTTGTACCAGCGTGAAGTCCACGAAGTTTCCACAGCTGAATTATAATTTGCAGAATTCATGGATCTGATCCACCTGCAAACAAGACACACATCTGTCTTCTCTCAGTTTTATCATTTCTGTTCAAACTAAAGtttcaaaaatgtgatgataaGAATTTTAAGAACATGGCTCCACATGTATTTAAGTGGGAGTGTTATCACATCTCCAGGTGCAGCCATTATTCACAGACAGCTGAAGGTTAAATTACTGCACAGTGATAAAGGATGAGGCCGACAGTGTTCTACACTGTTAATGTCAATAAATCCTATTATCTCTGATTCCTCGGAGCCATTGtttccaaaaaccatcaaaaactcatcagtgagccacactgctgcactggGAGACAtttccttcatcaccatgaacacacacactgtagcttACTttgactcactcacacacaccatcctgctgcacCAAATCCTCACCAGAGTACTGAACATGGATCACTCCATTTTTACatgtgttaaaaataatgtcCAGCTGTTTGAGGAGATTACTGAGCCGTCCTCAGTACACCTTGTGGAGAGAACACACCTTTGTTCTACACTAATATTTAATTACTTACTAATTCCATGTGTATCATAGACTTAACACAGATTACTGAGTGTGTGATTTGGCATTATGTTATAACAAGTTTAGTAACATGAACATAAAGTCCCTGAAATATCATGTTGGAGAATTAAGGAATGTAAAATAATTTGCTGCAAGACATGAGAGTACAGGAGAAATGTCACCATGTGGAGTTAAAGCAGTAATATTACATGGGACATGCACTTACAACAAGCCACTTCTCAAGTCAATGCATGACCTCAGAGCGAACTGCAGACTTTTCAAAAGCATATTTTACTCTTAGAATAAACCACCTTGACGTAAGCACGTGGCCAAGCAGAATGATGTATAATAAAGGGACATTATCCAGTCTTaggaacaacagcaacaaaaaaatcatcGATCAGAGAAGAGGACGAGTGGAATCATCATCCTGGTCGAGCTCTGAGAAAATCAGAGCACTTGAAAGAGCAGAAAGAGCATTTATCAGGCAGGTAAATGTGCAGTTGATGGGGAGATGAGAGATGTTAGAGAGGAATCCACTTAGAGGAGACGTATGGAGCCATCTGAGCACCTCTGGCCCCTCAGCCTGTCAGCAGCAGTTAAATAACCTCCACcatttatcacacacacacagccattccctgacaaacacacacacaggaccaCAACTACCTACATACAACAGCAGGGGTtttatgaacacacacacacaaaacgcAGACACACTCAGGAACCCAGTCACCCTGTGAGGTGTTGCTTTGGGATGAAACAGTAAACTCTCCACGCTCCACCTTCAGAGGAGCTTTAAAGagataatgaatgaacacaGGACGTTTACACAAAACAACTGAGCCACTCTCAGTAAATCATACACACCATTTTAATGAAGTGCtggttaaaatgtgaaacagtggAAAGATGTTTCGACTCATTTGTTTCTTGTGGGGaactttgtttgtttctacTTGAACctgtgtgttcagtttgtgcctctcataCACAGCATCACCTTTATGTTCCTTAAGCAGGAAAATATAATGAAGTGACTCATTTGTTTCACCAGAGGCAGAGGGAACATGTGATTTTAGATGTTTGTCGTTTCCACCCTCTCATTTGTCTGAAGATAAATTCGTCCTCTGCTCACAGTTTCATCAGCGTTAACCCTCGCTCAGTCGGAGTTCTTTTAAATCCCTTTACATTTTTAGAAGAAAGCCTTCGTCAGCCTTTACTTCCACATCATcctgtatattttcttttttattgctcTGTCTTGCACtttgatctgtttttctttgccttaCAACAACTTTGTGGAGAAAATTCTCAAACAAATGAAGCTTATTATGATTTGAAATAAATCTTGTCTTCTttattctctctccttctctgttaCTCTTCGTTCCTAAACTCCTACTTTTCCCTctaactcctcctcctcacctgtgCCCAGGTGTAAGACGTCGTAAGGTCCATCCTCAGCATCCACTCTGTCCACTACCACCCTCTTTAACATGTAGGGAGCGGTGACCTGGGTCAATATGGGTCTGCCGCCCAGAGGCAGGACCGGCTCCCACATCAGCTGATGCTGCCGCATGAAGCTCACCACCTCGTCTGGGAAATCCTTGGTGGACTTGTGGAGAGCATCGTAGGTCTCACTGGGACACTGGACGACAAGCAGAGCAGTATTAGGAGGAAAAAGGTGAGAGGCTGCACATCAGCAAACAAGACTGTCAGACATCAGTGTGACTTATATTCACATGTAATCACATCACCACTAACCTGGGACTATGAGTTACATGTAGATCAGTCAGTAATGATGGGAACCACTGCACTATTTAGACTGATTATAGGCAAACAGCACGATCTGAAGTAAGAACTCAAACAGTCAgcatttgttttagtttttacttttagttttttttggcCTTTCAGATTCACAAGTTCTCTTTTTTCCACACACTCCATCTAAGTGCACTTTGAGTATATTCCCACTTAAACAATCAAGGACAAGAACTGGACCAGAATCCTCTGCAATTTccagaaaaatcacaaaaggacaaagaaaaaatcaGCAGGAGATGaacagatgacagagagaggaggaaggggaggaaatgaaagggaggagaggaaggctGGTTTGAAAAAATGACTTTCAGATCGTGTCAAAGTACATGTTGATTTGTAGAGTCAGAAGTTTCCCTTGATGAAAGGAGAAcaagagaaagatggaaagaggTGAAACAGAGATCAGTAGAGAGACAGCAGACATGCTGAGATGAAATGAGCTGAATTAGAGAATATTCTGGACAAGTCAACAACATGGAGGCCATGTCTTTCtgtgcaggatgtgtgtgtgtgtgtgtgtgtgtgtgtgtgtgtgtgtgtgtgtgtgtgtgtgtgtgtgcagtgagtCAGTGGTCAGAGGTTGTGACCACAGCATCTCTGTGACTGTTTCATTTTGCTCTTAATCATTCTGCCCAACCCAAacctctcccccctccacacacacacacacacacacacacacacacacacacactgacctcttCTGCAATCAACTGCATGATACAAACCTGCTCCACAGAGAGGTGAATTCCCCGGCAGGGAGGGTGAAATAACACCTGACACACTAAAACACTAAAACCTCGGCCTTCCTGACAACTTGAAGTTTCCCAGAGGAGTTCACAGCTGAGGTGTTAAATCACCGGAGGTTAACTCACAGCTCCATCAGCTTGTTTTCATTACATGtcttatgtgtgtttgtctgatcGCACAGGAAATTCTTAGTtattcacacaaacatgaataCCATCCTGTCATCAATATttattacaataaaaacatcaaatatattttgtctCTCCTCTGACATCCTCTGAGGTAAAGACTGAATAATCCACTCACTTCTCTGTAAACTATTTTCATCTGATCTGTTTGTTCcagagaagaagctgctgcacACTTTGTCTTTGTATGATACGGTCGAACGCACCCtgttcactgctgttttcaCCTTCTCATCCTCTCTGGTCTGAACCTGTCTGTATGTGAGTTGTAAAGgtcacacactgacctgcaggacaaaaacaaaccagcgTTTCTGGTTGTGTACTTACAGTCCCAGGTCTTGGATATGGGATGCGGCCTTTGTACTCCACCCAGCGATAGTCAGGACCTTCTTTATGGGCAAACGGTCCGTTGAAAGCTGCACGGATGGACGCCATGGAGtagacacacactgctgaacCATGAAAGATGGAGctgtgggagagagagtgtgtgtgttggttacAACAGAAAGGTGCAGTCAGAAAGGTGGAGGGCCTGAGGGACAGAGGGTTTGAAGAGGCACGGTAAAAGCAAGGGAATAAAAGTGGAGACGAATAAAGGAaggattgagagagagagaaaaaacagaggggTTAAGAgtaaaaggaggagagggacgACGAGAAAAGAACCAATTTATTCTCAATAATCAAGAAGCAGAGCCAGAAAACAGAAGGataaaagaggagggaggagaggagggagggatgaggaggagaggtgggagtGCTGTTACACGCCTGGGTTACAATAACACACCCAGCTGGGCCTCTTCACCTTTGACCCTGACACCCACCCACACTCGACCTCTTCCACACCGCTGGGCGTGCACGTGCCAGCCCGGCTGTGAGCGTGCACGTTAATGACGGGAAAGTcctccactgctctgctgctccgCTCACCATCAATTACTGTCagaaatcagtgtttgtttccaAGGCAAAAACATCAGGCTATGTTACTGAAATAAACACTGCatataaagagaaataaaagggaaaaaagacatGACTgctaatgaaaaataataaaaacaggttgaccatatcaacttaaaagatgatgatatgtcagtgttgtgttcgCAGCTTGTTTCTGTTGTACCCCAAGTGGACAAAACGTCAGGTGTTAATGAGGTTAAATAAACTTTACTGCTAAACACCTGAACTCCAGTCCAGACAAGTTCTAGACAAGTGTTACTGAAATGACTGTATGATGAGTGTATTCTCACCTGGACGTGCTGAAGACGCCGTAGATGGTGGGATTTTGTGGGTCCTTGGTCTCCAGAACAAAGATGTCCTCtgaaaaaaacagtcacagcATTAAAATTCAATGAATGTGAATCCAGTCATTCTCTCAGAATCTAAATACATGTCAGTGAGATCGTGCACTTTGAAACCTACGGCACATGAAAAGGTGTGATACAAATAAAGTAGAATAATAACTGTGAGTACTTTGTTTGTTCCACATTGCTGTGAACTGAAGTTCttcattaaataaaagtaatatttaaataaaatttgccaAATGAGAACAACACTATATTCAGAGAGAGACTGCAGCTCAGTAAATTGGGAATGATTTCAAAAGGCGTGAGGTGAGAAGAGAcaagggaggagaagagagggaaggaaaggaggggacattttattcatttcttcctTGTCCTCTTCTCAAAgttcagagagagggagataaagtaagaaaataaacaggagGGAGAAACTATCAAAGATCTATTCCAGAGAGGTCAAATAAGAAAAGGAGGGTGGTGaggaggcaggcagagaggaaggaaaaggagggaaGGGAACGAGTGTTACCTAGCTCATCAAACTGTGTGTCGACTCCGGACGGTCCGGGAACAGAACAGACCAGTCTGGCTTTGAGGAAGGTGGTCCAGCGATTGATCAGACTCCTCTTCCCCCCTACGTCATTCTGGAtcgagacagagaggagaagataaggtggaggagagagaagggaagcaaacacacactgtgtatctgtcagtgtgtttctacCTTGCAGACTCGAGCCACACGACTGTACACCCTCCTGTCCCACTGTCCAGCCTCCACCGCCCTCTCCTTGAAGAAGAAGTAAACCTTGTCGTCGTCCGGACTGTGAGTGTCAGGGATGGAGAAGGAGCCCACAAACTCCGgctctgaggaggagacaggacaCAGTTaactctctgtgtctgtgcgaGGCCGGAGGAGTAGAAGCACTGACTGCACAGACTGGAGCTTCTTACCGTTGAGCCAGTTTTGGTCGTAGGCCTCAGTGCGGATGTAATGCTGACTGCTGCCCTGGACTGTGGTACGGAAGATGGCAGCGTTTGCTCCCATGAAGTCCACTGAGGTACCTGCATAAAGTTCACCATCTGggaacaaacagcaacaaatgacACACTATGTGAAAATCCCCTCTCACCACAGCCATGTTTGCATTAAACACAGCAATGTGAAATTTATCTTCCCACTGAGACAGATTACATGTGTTGACCAATGCAGAGGCTGTTGCAACATTCACAGCTGTTTGATCTGTTTCACTCCATATTTCTACtttcacatacagtaaactGGTGTTAAAACATCCAACAACACAGAACATATTCCTCCTGAGACATCTGAACATGGTCAGTTACAGAACATATGTTGACTGTAAACAGCCCCAAAGCCTCCGAGGCTGTTCCTCATTACCTGTACAGtgactcagcagcagctttttaaaattctacttAGAGTTCCAGtgaaaaacactgagtaaaAGCTGTGAACATCTTAAATCCTGTAACTACATGATGTGATATTTAATATTATGTAGGagactgtgtttttctgaggaAGCTGCAACATATTTAACATCCACAGCCCAACAAGGACACATTCAAATCGCTTGTTTTATATGAGCAATGAGCAGTTCTCACATTAGAGAAGCTGGTTACTTGTGTTGAGTTAAAACGGCTGCAGATACAGACCTGACAGATTAGTTGGTGTGGATCTGGTTAACGAGGTGAATCCAGGATTTTTCCTAAACATTTGTGAGACATATTCTGACGTCTTCATCAATTTCTCAGGAAATAATTGATGGATGTTGATTTGGATCAATGTATCAGTGGTGCTGAGATCTATGAGTTTGCACAGTTTGGTGTGGagctgtacagacagacagagctatGTGCTCTACTGAGTGCCACTGTCGTTCTGAtctaaaactgacaaaacaactCTTTGTGACTCCCCATATATCTGCCTTTTGATTCTACATGttttcaaacatcagaaacttcatttcacagtaaaatcaCTTCATGTCTTTCTGAGCCTTTTGAAAATCTCTAATTATTACAGATGTGTTTGCTGCTGGAGGTCGTCACGAGAACAATGATCAGATTCAGAAACTCAGTTTGAAAACTTGGAGCTGATTTTATGGGAGTTCTTTGTCTAAAGGTTCCAAATGTagatgatgtgttttatgtctGTAATGTCGCATGGGGGCAACAGTTGACGTCAGCGTGTGAAATAAGTGGAGCAGACCACACACACCACGGCTGAATGGATGATCTGCAGCGAGGaatgagacagcagcaggaTTGTACGCTGAAGGACATTAGTGTCACCAGAGTATGAATACAGCTGTTAGAGAGCAACAGAAAAAGATTTAATACGTCCACacgtgcgtctgtgtgtgtgtgtgtgtgtgtgtgtgtgtgtgtgtgggtgggtggacAGCGGATGACACTCACCAGTCAGTCTAGCAGTGAAGGGCTCTCTGGGACTGAAGGGACATTTTCCTCTGCCGGACTCCACTGTGGGGAGACAACACGAACAACGGcccctggggggggggggggggggggggaccacacagaaacacagaatgaCAGATTAACAAAAGGGCAAAGAGGAAACTGATTCTCTGATGGCCTTCCTCCAGTATGACTGTTTATTATCAGTGCAACACTGAGGGACTGACTCTAAAAGACTGACACCAAGAAGATCAGTTATCATTGATGTAAACTTCTGATGGGACTTGCTGTTACTGTAGCTGCACTGGAAatacaaacacacgcacagaaAACTAAAATGGTTTATGTTAAACAATAGTTCTGAGTGGATCTGtcctttaaaatgtgtttttttgtgagaTTCACTGATGATATGAAGGAATTTTTACCTCAGTGCTGTGTCCGAGGTGCAGGTATGTACACTGTGGATGGAAGGCACCAGTGCCACAGGCGTAAACATGGGTCTTATTGAAGGGCTGCAGCAGCCGCACAAAGTTAGCACACTCCGtctgaaaatagaaacacaataaaatcCATTTCTACTCTGTTTTAATGCTCAGTTTATTCACAGTATCGGAACAGGAATAAtaaagcagacacagagacacaggcagGTCTCACTGTAAAGCTCATTTTCACATGGAGTCAAACTTTGGATTCATTTGTTAGTGAGTGTGTGGAAAGTGAGGTGTAGTTGGATGAAGGTGTGTTTGATATCACGTCGTCACAGAGACGTACCTCCACACTTTTCCCTGCCAGTCTGCAGTGCTCCACGTGTTCTCTGGCAGCAGGCCAGTAGACCTGAAGGTGTGAGTGAAACAAACGTCCTGTACTCAGCTACAACAactcagctgttttatttttcagacgCAGCAAACGCTGaggagctctgtgtgttttaatgtctcACCGCACGCGTGGGCAGATCCACGCTGTCGGGCCTCAGCAGGTAGATGTGGTCTTTACCGCCGACCAACAGCCAGCCTTGATCCTCGTCCAGCAGGAGGGCCTGGTATCCACTGCTGATGCCCCCCTTCCAGAAG
The window above is part of the Lates calcarifer isolate ASB-BC8 unplaced genomic scaffold, TLL_Latcal_v3 _unitig_1631_quiver_445, whole genome shotgun sequence genome. Proteins encoded here:
- the si:dkey-49n23.1 gene encoding LOW QUALITY PROTEIN: semaphorin-3D (The sequence of the model RefSeq protein was modified relative to this genomic sequence to represent the inferred CDS: deleted 1 base in 1 codon), whose product is MTAIFAAALQAAGGVRTRGVQSLQMLMLCLLPLLWLQPADSNTAPDAKAWSQTGPRLQLSHSDLRNSSAVFWKGGISSGYQALLLDEDQGWLLVGGKDHIYLLRPDSVDLPTRAVYWPAAREHVEHCRLAGKSVETECANFVRLLQPFNKTHVYACGTGAFHPQCTYLHLGHSTEGPLFVLSPHVESGRGKCPFSPREPFTARLTDGELYAGTSVDFMGANAAIFRTTVQGSSQHYIRTEAYDQNWLNEPEFVGSFSIPDTHSPDDDKVYFFFKERAVEAGQWDRRVYSRVARVCKNDVGGKRSLINRWTTFLKARLVCSVPGPSGVDTQFDELEDIFVLETKDPQNPTIYGVFSTSSSIFHGSAVCVYSMASIRAAFNGPFAHKEGPDYRWVEYKGRIPYPRPGTCPSETYDALHKSTKDFPDEVVSFMRQHQLMWEPVLPLGGRPILTQVTAPYMLKRVVVDRVDAEDGPYDVLHLGTDDGKVVKAVSVVKDNGDTEEIILEELTVFQSPSPILSMELSTKRQQLYVSSELGVAQLGLQRCELYGSDCAECCLARDPYCSWDGQTCSRYFPTSKRRARRQDVKYGDPWSQCPVTEDDSDSVEVKLVYAVEGNSTFLECVPRSPQAELRWTMQQHTDSQQQTLSQIYKSRELPQSDDDRSLNMKRGLLVQRLELADAGLYTCTSHEHSYSQVLARYRVHIIPNHSLHPARHLQNHSPNHGRTGPAGVVVTGFLGQSGPPHPPPSLPGHRNSWLLQHPQQLPLKSYKDLTMVGTNSLSVDEYCEQLWYREKRRQQKLRTLKLKQESRKARVRRNNPPEVPL